A genome region from Bemisia tabaci chromosome 3, PGI_BMITA_v3 includes the following:
- the LOC109032907 gene encoding uncharacterized protein has product MKFFVALVLAFVAVSASPLPRDKRAVFFADYPAAAVAYAPAAYPHAYAATALSPAPAAVVAAAPAAVGVVGRSSIVQASPGAYSELTHFY; this is encoded by the exons ATGAAATTCTTC GTCGCCCTCGTATTGGCCTTCGTTGCCGTCTCCGCCTCTCCTCTGCCCCGTGACAAGCGGGCCGTCTTCTTCGCCGACTACCCGGCAGCCGCAGTTGCCTACGCCCCAGCCGCCTACCCTCACGCCTACGCCGCCACCGCCCTCTCCCCTGCTCCGGCCGCCGTGGTTGCCGCCGCCCCCGCCGCTGTCGGCGTCGTCGGCCGCTCCAGCATCGTCCAAGCCTCACCCGGTGCTTACTCCGAGCTCACCCATTTCTACTGA